One window from the genome of Asterias amurensis chromosome 12, ASM3211899v1 encodes:
- the LOC139945602 gene encoding uncharacterized protein — protein sequence MVFDQKIYVANTSSEKIYVRTTYEKWQQLKFSTEVKLMSQGAVGGGLNFEQMRDMTEGFTALAPHHTIKMIGSFFSAEVDSPHEKNAATTAGGGTTTESKTIISRNLRVPNAHSIIVTSQHTVQVVRSGAKWKKQCKESCNYIIRGTKPSRSCWQRLAGRQPSVSNTKACDVCKRGEPAATGGTI from the exons ATGGTCTTCGATCAGAAGATTTACGTTGCCAACACATCATCAGAGAAGATCTACGTCCGAACGACTTACGAGAAATGGCAGCAACTAAAGTTCTCAACCGAGGTGAAGCTCATGTCACAAGGGGCAGTGGGTGGCGGGTTGAACTTCGAACAGATGCGGGACATGACTGAGGGTTTCACGGCCTTAGCACCCCACCACACCATCAAGATGATCGGGTCATTTTTCTCTGCTGAGGTGGACTCACCTCACGAGAAGAATGCTGCCACTACGGCGGGAGGAGGAACGACGACTGAATCGAAGACTATCATCAGCCGGAACCTGCGCGTACCGAACGCGCACTCGATCATCGTGACGTCACAGCACACGGTGCAGGTTGTTCGGAGTGGTGCTAAATGGAAGAAACAATGCAAGGAATCGTGCAATTACATAATCC gtGGTACGAAGCCTAGTCGTTCATGCTGGCAGAGGTTAGCTGGTAGGCAACCATCAGTTAGTAATACAAAGGCATGTGACGTATGCAAACGAGGGGAACCAGCGGCCACTGGAGGAACTATTTGA